CAGAAGACCAAATGAACTACAAGACGGAttctttgaccttgatgacATTGAACCTCGTACTTCCTACTTCTCAGGTAAGTTAGCATTGGCCTTGACATCCATTGTACGGAATGCTTGGAATGCATATCCAATATCCAGTCGTTTGACCCCTGATTGCCCATCCATCCCCACCTCCCTCTCgatgatcttcatcacctGGCCTCAAGTGAgtgatctcaagcttcttgcggTCGGACGTTGGGGCTATCCTCCGGCCGACGATCCCGGACGGAGACGGGCGGTGCTCAACCGGGCAGCTGGCATCGCATCGCAGCGTGCAAAAAGCTCCGAGGCGAGACACGTTCTTCTGCTCAGACTTGGTTCGGCGCCACAAGTTCCCCTCAACGAACCCCAGAGACCCTGACACATGGCATAAGCTCTAGTTGTACAACACCAGAAAAAAGTATGTACAACGAATGGATGCGATGCTGTGTAAAGAAAAGTGGTATTTGTTCTGAAGAGGTCGAATCATGTAAGAGCCGCCTCCACGTCGCTGTCCCTGTCCCACAGCGCAATGCATCAATAGTTGTGCCTATCAACGCTATCCAAGTTGGCTATTGGAGCATCCTAACCAATGATGCATCCGGCGACTGACTGGCGCAAAGCGCGCGGGGCGGGATTGAGGTCTCGGGAGGCTCCCGCACCCCCCGTTTTCGAGAATGCCATAttggcttctcaagcttgaccatcttcaacatccatctCTTGAGTCGTTGCCCTTTGATCGGCTTGACTTGTCGCGCTCCCCGATTTCCACAATTCTCCTCACTTTTATTTCGCtcatcttttccttttcccctCAAATCATCTGCCCCTTCTCCACCTCTTCTCAACCATTTCCGAGTCAAAATGTCTCTTGCACCGGGATGATGGGCCATGCTTGATCGCGCTACTCGTTGCTCTCCCCACACTCACTTCCCAGCCATCGCGGGGTAGTCTAGTGGCCCCCATCAACCATCCCGGGGTTGGCCGTTGAGTGACGCCTGGACTGGCCCTGAAGTGCACTACCGGCTTTTGCTTTAAAATGTTCTTATATCCTGTGCTATTCCTCAATTATCCTGTTTTCGATCTTGTTGTCATCGGCCCTCCCTTGGTCACTACGCATTCGGTCATCGTAAACCTTATTCTTCTTACTGGTCTTCCCTTTTTACTTACATATGTCCCCTCTCTATTAGACGATAACGAGAAGTCTGCTCCTGGCACTCCATCAGCTCCTCCATCTGCCCCCTCAACCCCGcgcagccgcagccgcaGCCACGTTCGACCTATAGCTATCGATCTACCTCAAATCAGACGTTTCACTTCTGCTCCCGCGCGCACGCCTCCCGAACCCTTATCAGCAAGAGGTGACCTTCCTGGGTAagacatccatccatttcCCATGTTCTCCCAGTCAATTCCATTCCATTCATCTTTACCACGTGGACTAACACCGTGACAGAGGTTACTTCCCACTTCACGAGGATCCCAACAGTCGTGTCCATCGGCCACACCCTTTCCAGCATCATCCCGACACTCGCATGAGTCGTCTCATCTCTGAATCTGGACCAATCTATGCCGACTCTCCCACTTCTCATCCAGCTCAAAGTGCAGTCATGTCTCACTCAAACACTCCCGTCGCCTCTTACCTTGCTCCAGGCTTCCACGACCAGCCTGTCCCCATGGGCAAATACTACCCATCTAACTACGAAAGGAAATATGGTGCCCAATCAGTTCGACCTCCCTTGTCTGGAAGCGTATCCTCCAATGTTGGATCCGATTCCAGTGCAATCCCCCATGCAAGTGGCCAGGCGAAACTCGACAGCGAGCTTCGTCGCAAATTGCTCCAGTATAAGCGCGATATGGTTACACAAACAAGTATGGCTGCAAATGAATTCATTGGTAGCTCGGCCAAGTCTGGCGACAAGCCTGGATTGTCACTCAATGACCTCCCCTTCCGGGACTGTCGCTTTGCTACTCCCGGCTATCAGAAGCCCTTATCCCCCCGACTTCTTCCCATATCAAGTCCCGGTCCTATCACCCCCATGGAGCTTGAAAAAGCCACCGCTGGTGGTGACTACATGAGTcgctaaaaaagaaaatgccAACATTTCACAAATTGCTTTTTCTTACCAGTTACTGTGTTGGGATGTTAAGATAGAGTGGCATATGCATACAGATTGAGCATGGTTCTTGCATCGAAACTGGCTGGACTTGTTATTTTCATTTGACAAAGGGCGTTGGTTGGAGATGAGCCCATCAGTGAGTGGCCTGATATTCCTCCTAGGTGGCATTCAGCGTGTTATTTAGCTGCATCTGGTACAATTTGATACCGTACGTGTTGAGGCATGATACCCATAGAATACATTTCATTTGTAAGGACTAAATGGTGACCACCGGGCCACCCATCTCCCGCAGATAAGTATATGCTGTTCTCCGTGATGTCAAAGTGACCCGTAACAAAGGAGCTGATAGTACTTTCTGATGTAGCAAGCATGTCAGACGGTAGGGCTGGGCAATGATTAGGCAGTACCATTGACGACACTGTTCCCATTGAATTATTTCTCTTCCATGCCGGCTCCATTGTATATATTTCTCCAACCCCCCCCCCAATTACATCTGACATTAATAACCTAGTCTGCAAAAGCAGCATGTCGCAAAAACGGGATAAAAAAACAGACATTGTCCTGCCGAGAAGCCCTACTGTCCCAACAATAAACGGGTGTAATTGGGCTGGAACTTACATGTAAATGATGCATcggtttctgtttctttggTGCTGCCTGGGACAGACCAGTcaaggtacagggtaggcgaCACTCTAGGCAGCAAGAGCTGGTAGAGTCAGCACGTGACCTGGCGTTCGCGTTTGCCTGCCGTTAGAGCCAATTCAATTTAACTCTACGCGTTCCGCCTCGTACACCTCGTGTTAGTGAAACCCTTGTCTTTTCGTGGACTTTATGTGCAACAGCAGATTTGAACGATTTTGATGACATCGAAATGTTGAAGGAGTCATTGTTTTATGAGCTCGAGAAGTCATAACCAATTTTGTCGTCAAGCATGACTTCTGTTTCCATTCCCACGACTGCCCTCGTGGTGGATTTCATTTGCCTCTTCACACACGATCTGAAGAGAAAGCAAAAAAGGTGGCAGGATGGAGTTCTCAAATATCACACGTTCAACAAGCGAGTCATGGTGTATGATGATCGAAACCACTTTATAGGCGATGCTCATTGGCAAGAAGGTGGGGACCTTGAGCCTGGTGATGAGTTTGAACTGGATCGTGGTGCAGCCATCGTGCAAGTTTCTGACTGTACCGGACAACGAGAGCAGGACCTGACGGACCTACTGGATAAGCGCGCAAGAGAAGTTGAGAAGCGCCGGACAAATGCTGGGACGACACGAACACCAGGGTCGACTGCAGCAGTAACTCAAACACCAAGAAACGACCAAAATGCCCCCCATTTTCAACTCAGACATCGCCCGCTTAATGATCTTGTTGGAGGAGCTTCAAGAATTGGGAGGGCCGTCATTTCACCCCACTCGCCATTCGAGCAGCGCAAGATGGCCGAGAGCCCAGGTCAGCAGCAAGATTCACCATCAGAAGACGCACGGCCGAGCAAAAGGAGAAGACGAGAGGAGTCGCCTCCGAGTAAGATGGGGCATGCCCGGGCTTTATTTGGAACGACTCTAACTCTCAC
The window above is part of the Fusarium musae strain F31 chromosome 6, whole genome shotgun sequence genome. Proteins encoded here:
- a CDS encoding hypothetical protein (EggNog:ENOG41) translates to MFLYPVLFLNYPVFDLVVIGPPLVTTHSVIVNLILLTGLPFLLTYVPSLLDDNEKSAPGTPSAPPSAPSTPRSRSRSHVRPIAIDLPQIRRFTSAPARTPPEPLSARGDLPGGYFPLHEDPNSRVHRPHPFQHHPDTRMSRLISESGPIYADSPTSHPAQSAVMSHSNTPVASYLAPGFHDQPVPMGKYYPSNYERKYGAQSVRPPLSGSVSSNVGSDSSAIPHASGQAKLDSELRRKLLQYKRDMVTQTSMAANEFIGSSAKSGDKPGLSLNDLPFRDCRFATPGYQKPLSPRLLPISSPGPITPMELEKATAGGDYMSR